A portion of the Anser cygnoides isolate HZ-2024a breed goose chromosome 25, Taihu_goose_T2T_genome, whole genome shotgun sequence genome contains these proteins:
- the MAPK13 gene encoding mitogen-activated protein kinase 13 isoform X3: protein MLLKHMQHENVIGLLDVFTSAPSYHGFQDFYLVMPYMRTDLQKIMGHEFSDEKIQYLVYQMLKGLKYIHSAGIIHRDLKPGNLAVNEDCQLKILDFGLARHADAEMTGYVVTRWYRAPEVILNWMHYNQTVDIWSIGCIMAEMLTGKTLFKGKDYLDQLTQILKVMGYPGEDFVEKLEDKAAKSYIKSLPKMPKKDLSVLFPKANPQAVDLLDKMLQLDVEKRLTATEALAHPYFEQFRDIEEETEAQQSYDDSLEHEKLSIEEWKKHIYKEILSFSPIARKDSKKRSGMSL from the exons ATGCTGCTGAAGCATATGCAACATGAGAAC GTCATTGGGCTGCTTGATGTCTTCACCTCTGCTCCTTCCTACCACGGATTCCAGGACTT CTACCTGGTGATGCCATACATGCGGACAGATTTACAAAAGATCATGGGACATGAATTCAGTGATGAAAAGATCCAGTACCTGGTCTACCAAATGCTGAAAGGGTTGAAG TATATTCATTCTGCTGGAATCATCCACAGG GACCTGAAGCCAGGCAACCTGGCTGTGAACGAAGACTGCCAGCTAAAG ATCCTGGACTTTGGTTTGGCAAGACACGCTGATGCTGAGATGACCGGCTACGTGGTTACACGCTGGTACAGAGCTCCAGAAGTCATTCTGAACTGGATGCATTACAACCAGACAG TGGATATCTGGTCTATCGGTTGCATCATGGCAGAAATGCTGACTGGGAAAACGctgtttaaaggaaaagatt ACCTAGATCAACTGACTCAGATCCTGAAAGTAATGGGGTATCCAGGAGAAGACTTCGTGGAGAAACTGGAGGACAAAGCG gcTAAGAGTTATATCAAGTCCCTTCCCAAAATGCCCAAGAAGGATTTATCTGTGCTTTTCCCCAAAGCCAATCCCCAAG CAGTGGACCTGCTTGACAAGATGTTGCAGCTGGATGTGGAAAAGCGCCTTACAGCCACAGAGGCATTGGCCCACCCGTATTTCGAACAGTTCCGAGACATCGAGGAGGAGACAGAAGCACAACAGTCCTATGATGATTCTCTGGAACATGAAAAGCTTTCGATAGAGGAGTGGAAAA agCACATTTACAAGGAGATCTTGTCCTTCAGTCCCATTGCACGGAAGGACTCAAAGAAGCGGAGTGGAATGTCGTTGTAG
- the MAPK13 gene encoding mitogen-activated protein kinase 13 isoform X2 — protein MNIARRRGFYRQELNKTVWELPRRYTSLHPVGSGAYGSVCSAIDKKTGEKVAIKKLCRPFQSEIFAKRAYRELMLLKHMQHENVIGLLDVFTSAPSYHGFQDFYLVMPYMRTDLQKIMGHEFSDEKIQYLVYQMLKGLKYIHSAGIIHRDLKPGNLAVNEDCQLKILDFGLARHADAEMTGYVVTRWYRAPEVILNWMHYNQTVDIWSIGCIMAEMLTGKTLFKGKDYLDQLTQILKVMGYPGEDFVEKLEDKAAKSYIKSLPKMPKKDLSVLFPKANPQVDLLDKMLQLDVEKRLTATEALAHPYFEQFRDIEEETEAQQSYDDSLEHEKLSIEEWKKHIYKEILSFSPIARKDSKKRSGMSL, from the exons ATGAACATCGCAAGGAGACGAGGCTTTTACAGACAGGAACTCAACAAAACCGTCTGGGAGCTGCCCAGGAGATACACGTCCCTGCACCCGGTGGGGTCCGGGGCCTACGGCTCCGTCTG TTCAGCCATAGacaagaaaacaggagaaaaagtgGCCATCAAGAAGCTATGCCGCCCGTTCCAGTCGGAGATCTTTGCCAAGAGAGCGTACAGAGAGCTCATGCTGCTGAAGCATATGCAACATGAGAAC GTCATTGGGCTGCTTGATGTCTTCACCTCTGCTCCTTCCTACCACGGATTCCAGGACTT CTACCTGGTGATGCCATACATGCGGACAGATTTACAAAAGATCATGGGACATGAATTCAGTGATGAAAAGATCCAGTACCTGGTCTACCAAATGCTGAAAGGGTTGAAG TATATTCATTCTGCTGGAATCATCCACAGG GACCTGAAGCCAGGCAACCTGGCTGTGAACGAAGACTGCCAGCTAAAG ATCCTGGACTTTGGTTTGGCAAGACACGCTGATGCTGAGATGACCGGCTACGTGGTTACACGCTGGTACAGAGCTCCAGAAGTCATTCTGAACTGGATGCATTACAACCAGACAG TGGATATCTGGTCTATCGGTTGCATCATGGCAGAAATGCTGACTGGGAAAACGctgtttaaaggaaaagatt ACCTAGATCAACTGACTCAGATCCTGAAAGTAATGGGGTATCCAGGAGAAGACTTCGTGGAGAAACTGGAGGACAAAGCG gcTAAGAGTTATATCAAGTCCCTTCCCAAAATGCCCAAGAAGGATTTATCTGTGCTTTTCCCCAAAGCCAATCCCCAAG TGGACCTGCTTGACAAGATGTTGCAGCTGGATGTGGAAAAGCGCCTTACAGCCACAGAGGCATTGGCCCACCCGTATTTCGAACAGTTCCGAGACATCGAGGAGGAGACAGAAGCACAACAGTCCTATGATGATTCTCTGGAACATGAAAAGCTTTCGATAGAGGAGTGGAAAA agCACATTTACAAGGAGATCTTGTCCTTCAGTCCCATTGCACGGAAGGACTCAAAGAAGCGGAGTGGAATGTCGTTGTAG
- the MAPK13 gene encoding mitogen-activated protein kinase 13 isoform X1 translates to MNIARRRGFYRQELNKTVWELPRRYTSLHPVGSGAYGSVCSAIDKKTGEKVAIKKLCRPFQSEIFAKRAYRELMLLKHMQHENVIGLLDVFTSAPSYHGFQDFYLVMPYMRTDLQKIMGHEFSDEKIQYLVYQMLKGLKYIHSAGIIHRDLKPGNLAVNEDCQLKILDFGLARHADAEMTGYVVTRWYRAPEVILNWMHYNQTVDIWSIGCIMAEMLTGKTLFKGKDYLDQLTQILKVMGYPGEDFVEKLEDKAAKSYIKSLPKMPKKDLSVLFPKANPQAVDLLDKMLQLDVEKRLTATEALAHPYFEQFRDIEEETEAQQSYDDSLEHEKLSIEEWKKHIYKEILSFSPIARKDSKKRSGMSL, encoded by the exons ATGAACATCGCAAGGAGACGAGGCTTTTACAGACAGGAACTCAACAAAACCGTCTGGGAGCTGCCCAGGAGATACACGTCCCTGCACCCGGTGGGGTCCGGGGCCTACGGCTCCGTCTG TTCAGCCATAGacaagaaaacaggagaaaaagtgGCCATCAAGAAGCTATGCCGCCCGTTCCAGTCGGAGATCTTTGCCAAGAGAGCGTACAGAGAGCTCATGCTGCTGAAGCATATGCAACATGAGAAC GTCATTGGGCTGCTTGATGTCTTCACCTCTGCTCCTTCCTACCACGGATTCCAGGACTT CTACCTGGTGATGCCATACATGCGGACAGATTTACAAAAGATCATGGGACATGAATTCAGTGATGAAAAGATCCAGTACCTGGTCTACCAAATGCTGAAAGGGTTGAAG TATATTCATTCTGCTGGAATCATCCACAGG GACCTGAAGCCAGGCAACCTGGCTGTGAACGAAGACTGCCAGCTAAAG ATCCTGGACTTTGGTTTGGCAAGACACGCTGATGCTGAGATGACCGGCTACGTGGTTACACGCTGGTACAGAGCTCCAGAAGTCATTCTGAACTGGATGCATTACAACCAGACAG TGGATATCTGGTCTATCGGTTGCATCATGGCAGAAATGCTGACTGGGAAAACGctgtttaaaggaaaagatt ACCTAGATCAACTGACTCAGATCCTGAAAGTAATGGGGTATCCAGGAGAAGACTTCGTGGAGAAACTGGAGGACAAAGCG gcTAAGAGTTATATCAAGTCCCTTCCCAAAATGCCCAAGAAGGATTTATCTGTGCTTTTCCCCAAAGCCAATCCCCAAG CAGTGGACCTGCTTGACAAGATGTTGCAGCTGGATGTGGAAAAGCGCCTTACAGCCACAGAGGCATTGGCCCACCCGTATTTCGAACAGTTCCGAGACATCGAGGAGGAGACAGAAGCACAACAGTCCTATGATGATTCTCTGGAACATGAAAAGCTTTCGATAGAGGAGTGGAAAA agCACATTTACAAGGAGATCTTGTCCTTCAGTCCCATTGCACGGAAGGACTCAAAGAAGCGGAGTGGAATGTCGTTGTAG